The Chryseobacterium nakagawai genome has a segment encoding these proteins:
- the rsmA gene encoding 16S rRNA (adenine(1518)-N(6)/adenine(1519)-N(6))-dimethyltransferase RsmA, with protein MSVKAKKHLGQHFLTDENIARKIVEGLSFENYNNIMEVGPGMGVLTKYLLERDQNIYLAEIDTESIEYLKNNYSKVTENTFVGDFLKQDFNFIKDEQIAIIGNFPYNISSQILFQIVDHYELIPEMVGMFQKEVAERTAAIPRTKNYGILSVLIQAYYDVSYMFTVHENVFNPPPKVKSGVIRLTRNPKEGLAGNEVLFKQIVKTGFNQRRKKLSNALKTLNIPEALKGHEFLDKRAEELSVSDFIHFANLWKENL; from the coding sequence TTGAGTGTAAAAGCAAAAAAGCATCTTGGTCAACACTTTTTGACAGATGAAAACATCGCAAGAAAAATTGTAGAAGGTCTTAGTTTTGAGAACTATAATAACATCATGGAAGTAGGTCCAGGAATGGGAGTTCTTACCAAATATCTTCTGGAAAGAGATCAGAACATTTATCTTGCCGAAATTGATACGGAATCTATAGAATACCTGAAAAACAACTATTCTAAGGTTACCGAAAATACTTTTGTAGGAGATTTCCTGAAACAGGATTTTAATTTTATCAAAGATGAGCAGATTGCTATTATCGGGAACTTCCCGTATAATATTTCATCGCAGATATTATTCCAGATTGTAGACCATTACGAACTGATTCCTGAAATGGTAGGAATGTTCCAGAAAGAAGTAGCTGAAAGAACTGCTGCCATTCCAAGGACTAAAAACTATGGTATTCTTTCTGTTCTTATCCAGGCCTATTATGATGTATCCTATATGTTTACGGTCCATGAGAATGTATTTAATCCACCACCAAAGGTAAAATCGGGTGTCATCCGCCTTACAAGAAATCCTAAAGAAGGACTAGCCGGTAATGAAGTTCTTTTTAAGCAAATTGTAAAGACAGGTTTCAACCAGAGAAGGAAAAAACTATCCAACGCATTAAAGACGCTGAATATTCCTGAGGCTTTAAAAGGTCATGAATTTTTAGATAAAAGAGCGGAAGAACTTAGTGTTTCTGACTTCATCCACTTTGCTAATCTTTGGAAAGAAAACCTATAA
- a CDS encoding cell division protein FtsX, which produces MAKSVDEFNKKRLRSSNITVVISIALVLFLLGLMGLILINAQKYSDYIKEQLVVNAYFDENYDAKDSVKIAKLEEETFKKVQTLAPVKKATYISRSMAAKEAKKSMGIDSDALFEENIFPSSIEVALKPEYVDPAKIDEAIKVIKSVPGIIDVKNDSTLMVDVYNNLSRILKWIFGFSLMFLVLAVVLINNSIRLKIFSKRFIIKTMQLVGAKRRFILKPFIIEAIVLGAIGSVIGLIALGGVWYYFTSQIGSAFVQDNNQYFWLVILVLGVGIFISVLSTIFATWRFLKSNVDDLYYS; this is translated from the coding sequence ATGGCTAAATCTGTAGATGAGTTTAATAAGAAAAGGCTTCGGTCCAGCAATATTACAGTAGTGATAAGTATTGCCTTAGTGTTATTTTTGTTAGGGTTAATGGGGCTTATTTTAATTAATGCCCAGAAGTATTCTGACTATATCAAAGAACAATTGGTGGTGAACGCTTACTTTGATGAAAATTATGACGCTAAAGATTCTGTAAAAATTGCAAAACTAGAGGAAGAAACTTTTAAAAAGGTACAGACGTTAGCTCCTGTAAAAAAAGCAACCTATATTTCAAGAAGCATGGCTGCCAAGGAAGCTAAAAAGAGTATGGGGATTGATAGTGATGCCTTATTTGAAGAAAATATCTTCCCATCATCTATTGAAGTTGCTTTAAAACCGGAATATGTAGACCCTGCGAAAATTGATGAGGCGATCAAAGTCATAAAATCAGTTCCTGGCATTATCGATGTGAAGAATGACAGTACTTTGATGGTGGATGTTTACAATAACCTGAGCAGAATTTTAAAATGGATTTTTGGATTTTCACTGATGTTTTTAGTATTGGCTGTAGTATTAATTAACAATTCTATCCGTCTTAAAATTTTCTCCAAGAGATTTATTATTAAAACGATGCAGCTGGTGGGAGCAAAAAGAAGATTTATTCTTAAGCCTTTTATCATTGAAGCTATTGTTTTAGGGGCTATTGGTTCTGTAATTGGTCTTATTGCCTTAGGGGGTGTTTGGTATTATTTTACAAGCCAGATAGGATCTGCTTTTGTACAGGACAATAATCAGTATTTCTGGTTGGTGATCTTAGTGTTGGGAGTAGGAATTTTTATTTCTGTCTTAAGTACTATTTTTGCAACATGGAGATTCTTAAAATCAAACGTTGACGACTTATATTACTCTTAA
- a CDS encoding DUF3098 domain-containing protein, translating into MSKKTNKFSASDFGSEAEVPQENTFYFGKENFKWMLIGLAFIVVGFLLMMGADANTVDGKFDPNSWNDDIFSIRRIRIAPLFVVIGFVIEVYAILKRK; encoded by the coding sequence ATGAGCAAAAAAACAAATAAATTTTCTGCTTCAGACTTCGGAAGCGAAGCAGAAGTACCACAGGAAAATACGTTCTACTTCGGAAAGGAGAACTTTAAATGGATGCTGATCGGGCTGGCATTTATTGTGGTTGGATTCCTTTTGATGATGGGAGCTGATGCCAATACCGTAGACGGTAAATTTGATCCCAACTCTTGGAATGACGATATCTTTTCCATCAGAAGAATCAGAATTGCTCCGTTATTTGTTGTGATAGGTTTTGTAATAGAAGTCTACGCTATTTTAAAAAGAAAATAA
- a CDS encoding undecaprenyl-diphosphate phosphatase, which translates to MDLIKAIIIAIVEGLTEYLPISSTAHMGFTANLLGMPDDEFLKMFQVSIQFGAILSVVVAYWKKFFDLNNIQFYFKLAFAVVPALVLGYLFDDKIEAVLGNQIAISSVLVLGGVVLLFADKWFKNPKIDDEKGITIKKAVTIGFWQCLAMMPGTSRSAASIIGGMTQGLTRKAAAEFSFFLAVPTMLAVTVYSVFVKTWGKETANPQKGYEMIMASQDHIMIFVIGNVVAFIVALIAIKAFIGVLNKYGFRPWGWYRIFVGVALLIYFYFFK; encoded by the coding sequence ATGGATTTAATCAAAGCAATTATTATAGCCATTGTAGAGGGATTAACAGAGTATCTTCCTATCTCATCTACAGCGCACATGGGATTCACAGCCAATTTATTGGGAATGCCTGATGATGAATTTTTGAAAATGTTTCAGGTTTCCATTCAATTTGGAGCTATTTTGTCAGTTGTAGTGGCGTATTGGAAGAAGTTTTTCGATTTGAATAATATTCAGTTTTATTTTAAACTGGCTTTTGCAGTAGTTCCTGCGTTGGTGTTAGGATATTTATTCGATGATAAAATTGAAGCTGTCCTAGGAAATCAGATTGCTATTTCTTCAGTATTAGTTTTAGGTGGAGTTGTTTTATTATTTGCTGATAAATGGTTTAAAAACCCTAAAATTGATGATGAAAAAGGAATTACGATAAAAAAAGCGGTCACTATAGGCTTCTGGCAGTGTCTGGCGATGATGCCGGGAACAAGCCGTAGCGCTGCTTCCATTATTGGAGGAATGACGCAGGGACTTACCAGAAAAGCGGCTGCAGAATTTTCTTTCTTTCTTGCAGTACCTACCATGTTGGCGGTAACAGTGTATTCCGTTTTTGTAAAAACATGGGGAAAAGAAACTGCTAATCCACAGAAAGGATATGAAATGATCATGGCATCGCAAGATCACATTATGATCTTTGTAATTGGAAACGTGGTGGCATTTATTGTAGCTCTTATTGCAATCAAAGCATTTATCGGGGTACTTAACAAATATGGTTTCAGACCTTGGGGATGGTATCGTATTTTTGTAGGAGTTGCTTTATTAATCTATTTTTATTTCTTTAAATAA
- the truB gene encoding tRNA pseudouridine(55) synthase TruB: protein MTAEELKSGYIFLLDKPLDWTSFQAVNKMKYKLKREFDLPKKFKIGHAGTLDPRATGLLIVCCGKFTKKIPEIQDAPKEYWTEIKIGVQTESYDTEKPEILHQDSSHITEEQVNEVLEKFVGEIEQKPPIYSAIKIDGERAYNLARAGEEVEMKSRKTTIYYIKDLKIDFPLVSFTVGCSKGTYIRSLAHDIGQELGVGAYLTQLRRTKIGEYKIEDATDQFLNNDFRFQGE, encoded by the coding sequence ATGACGGCGGAAGAACTGAAATCAGGATACATATTTTTATTGGATAAGCCTTTGGACTGGACTTCCTTCCAGGCTGTCAATAAAATGAAATATAAACTTAAAAGGGAGTTTGATCTTCCTAAAAAATTTAAAATCGGACATGCAGGAACTCTTGACCCAAGAGCTACCGGGCTTCTGATCGTTTGCTGTGGAAAATTCACAAAAAAGATCCCGGAAATTCAGGATGCTCCTAAGGAATACTGGACAGAGATTAAAATAGGAGTGCAGACAGAATCCTATGATACTGAAAAACCTGAAATCCTTCATCAGGATAGTTCGCACATTACTGAAGAACAGGTAAATGAAGTGTTGGAGAAATTCGTTGGCGAAATAGAACAAAAGCCCCCTATTTATTCTGCAATAAAGATTGATGGTGAAAGAGCTTATAATCTGGCTAGAGCAGGAGAGGAAGTGGAAATGAAATCCAGGAAAACAACAATTTATTATATTAAGGACCTTAAAATAGATTTTCCCTTAGTGAGTTTTACAGTGGGATGTTCAAAAGGAACCTATATCAGAAGTCTTGCTCACGATATAGGACAGGAATTAGGAGTAGGGGCTTATCTGACACAATTAAGAAGAACAAAGATCGGAGAGTATAAAATTGAAGATGCTACAGATCAGTTTTTAAATAATGACTTTAGATTTCAAGGCGAATAA
- the rluF gene encoding 23S rRNA pseudouridine(2604) synthase RluF: MEKTRINKYLSEVGYCSRRAADKLLEEGRIKINGKIPELGTKVSDEDLVEVDGKAIREPQEKPVYIAFNKPVGIVCTTDTKREQNNIVDYINHPKRIFPIGRLDKPSEGLILLTSDGDIVNKILRARNNHEKEYLVRVDKPITPRFLEKMRNGVPILDTVTKKCEVEKIDEMNFRIILTQGLNRQIRRMCEYLGYDVKKLKRIRIMNIKLDLPIGKWRDLTEDELNALNALLTDSSKTID, translated from the coding sequence ATGGAAAAGACACGTATCAATAAATATTTATCAGAAGTAGGTTACTGTTCAAGAAGGGCAGCAGATAAGCTATTGGAAGAAGGGAGAATTAAAATTAACGGTAAAATTCCTGAACTTGGAACCAAAGTTTCTGATGAAGATTTGGTAGAAGTAGACGGAAAGGCTATCAGAGAACCACAGGAAAAACCTGTTTATATTGCTTTCAATAAACCTGTAGGCATTGTATGTACCACAGATACTAAGCGTGAACAAAATAATATTGTAGATTATATCAACCACCCTAAAAGAATTTTCCCAATCGGAAGACTGGATAAACCCAGTGAAGGACTTATTCTTTTAACCAGTGATGGTGATATTGTAAATAAGATCCTGCGCGCAAGAAATAACCACGAAAAAGAATATCTGGTACGTGTAGACAAGCCAATTACTCCAAGATTCTTAGAAAAAATGAGAAATGGTGTTCCTATTCTGGACACGGTTACCAAGAAATGTGAAGTGGAGAAGATTGATGAAATGAACTTCAGAATTATCCTTACTCAAGGCTTAAACAGGCAAATTCGCAGAATGTGCGAGTATCTGGGTTATGATGTAAAAAAGCTGAAAAGAATTCGTATCATGAATATCAAACTGGATCTTCCAATAGGAAAATGGAGAGACTTAACCGAGGATGAGCTTAATGCTTTAAACGCTTTGCTTACAGACTCAAGTAAAACAATCGATTAA
- a CDS encoding YncE family protein, which produces MKLKFKQIPLYIIIVMIFSHCKDDDHSEIAHDTAFYIDYRSLTGQPDGIAVIELDPEAPDFGNISNKLELGIGVLPHHIYYNQNANKLYTTALGGSYLYQIKTEKNKIGQPKLISATPIDTGENTVGENLFFTNDGRFFMTFMGGAGGPKDGSIGVFNANTHQLIKTIKAPIQDNPNKFIMYPHGISVNEEKGLMMVTSTIHPDLTSGFGNTCTLVDLKTYELKETYQVADSPTDMSSPVEVLLLRGKFPQYALATTMLGGDIWIAPYNTTTKKYDAFTKIFDGSTQGLGWTLEMYIDDNNRLYVSFADPGKVLVFDISSLPQLKLLKTLTADKGAHHMVFFKTKKGKEVVAVQNNLLNIPNLNSGTISVIEIQTGKTLGTVNLRSKYGILPESIEGTNGPSNYMHH; this is translated from the coding sequence ATGAAATTAAAATTTAAACAAATTCCCTTATATATCATTATTGTGATGATATTTTCTCATTGTAAAGATGATGATCACTCAGAGATTGCACATGATACTGCTTTTTATATTGATTATAGAAGCTTGACAGGACAACCGGATGGTATAGCGGTAATAGAGCTCGATCCTGAGGCTCCAGATTTCGGAAATATTAGCAATAAGCTTGAATTAGGTATTGGCGTTCTGCCTCATCATATTTATTATAACCAGAATGCGAACAAATTGTATACAACTGCTTTGGGAGGAAGCTATCTTTACCAGATAAAAACTGAAAAAAATAAAATTGGACAACCGAAATTAATAAGTGCAACACCTATTGATACAGGTGAAAATACAGTAGGTGAAAATTTATTTTTTACGAATGACGGACGATTTTTTATGACCTTTATGGGAGGTGCAGGAGGACCAAAAGATGGCAGTATAGGTGTTTTTAATGCTAATACCCATCAGCTTATTAAAACTATTAAAGCCCCAATTCAGGACAATCCTAATAAGTTTATTATGTATCCACATGGTATTTCTGTTAATGAAGAAAAAGGACTCATGATGGTAACTTCAACCATCCATCCTGATCTTACCAGCGGCTTTGGAAACACCTGTACTTTAGTAGATCTAAAAACGTATGAGTTAAAAGAAACCTACCAGGTTGCAGACTCGCCAACGGATATGTCTAGCCCTGTTGAAGTTTTATTGCTTCGGGGTAAATTTCCACAATATGCTCTTGCCACAACCATGCTTGGAGGAGATATCTGGATAGCACCATACAATACTACAACTAAGAAATACGATGCTTTCACTAAAATATTTGACGGAAGTACTCAAGGACTAGGCTGGACTCTCGAAATGTACATTGATGATAACAACAGGCTATATGTAAGTTTTGCTGATCCAGGAAAAGTACTGGTTTTCGATATAAGTAGCCTTCCCCAGCTAAAACTTTTAAAAACACTTACCGCCGATAAAGGAGCGCATCATATGGTCTTCTTTAAAACCAAAAAAGGAAAAGAAGTGGTAGCCGTACAAAATAACCTGCTGAATATTCCTAACTTAAATTCCGGAACCATAAGTGTCATTGAAATTCAGACCGGGAAGACCCTAGGTACGGTTAATTTACGTTCCAAATACGGAATATTGCCAGAATCAATTGAAGGAACCAATGGGCCTAGCAATTATATGCATCACTAA
- a CDS encoding helix-hairpin-helix domain-containing protein, with amino-acid sequence MRKNYYQKLAFMVIVLAILLAFQKYTRKDKEPFPEIKFIAGTSVNANLTDFDPNILSPERWQKLGFSEKQVSTILKYKDIVGGTFTSKEQLKKCYAISDEKFEELKPFILLPEASEKNNSQPVNNFEKKEINVSGKFNPDMKTVRDWIKMGFSEKQAEAILKYKNYLGGSFISKEKFRECFIISPENYNKLESYLLLPAKTPENFKAYGARYPEKIKIQYHTFDPNRLDVEGWQKLGFSEKQAQIIVNYRDRNLGGSFKDIDDLQKCFVISAEKFQEMKPFIKLNPGTVKKEEKQQEKTDFSKTDLNTITFKQLIEFGLDEKSAGSMIGFRKKLRGFVSKQQILDTYNIDKELVQKLISIAPLDTSSVPKYTLTDAPEEWLKDHPYFKYSAEKIIFYRTTYPDDKKILKFLKLKPEYEEKMKLYLK; translated from the coding sequence ATGAGAAAAAACTATTACCAAAAACTGGCTTTTATGGTCATTGTATTGGCTATTCTATTAGCTTTTCAGAAATATACCCGAAAAGATAAGGAGCCTTTTCCGGAGATAAAATTTATTGCCGGAACTTCAGTTAATGCCAACTTAACAGATTTTGACCCCAATATTTTAAGTCCGGAACGTTGGCAAAAGCTCGGCTTTTCTGAAAAACAGGTATCTACTATTCTTAAATATAAAGACATTGTAGGCGGGACTTTTACATCAAAAGAACAACTGAAAAAATGTTATGCTATTTCAGATGAAAAATTTGAAGAACTAAAACCCTTCATTCTGCTTCCTGAAGCTTCTGAAAAGAATAATTCTCAACCTGTTAACAACTTTGAAAAGAAAGAAATTAATGTTTCCGGAAAGTTTAATCCAGATATGAAAACTGTCCGTGATTGGATTAAAATGGGGTTCAGTGAAAAACAGGCGGAAGCTATTCTAAAATATAAAAACTATCTTGGAGGAAGCTTTATCAGTAAAGAAAAGTTCAGAGAATGCTTTATCATTTCTCCTGAAAATTATAATAAGCTGGAATCTTATTTACTGTTGCCGGCAAAAACTCCTGAGAACTTTAAAGCCTATGGAGCACGTTATCCTGAAAAGATAAAAATACAATATCATACTTTTGATCCGAACCGTCTGGATGTTGAGGGATGGCAAAAACTTGGTTTTTCTGAGAAACAGGCTCAGATTATTGTGAATTACCGCGATAGAAATCTCGGGGGTAGCTTTAAAGATATTGATGATCTACAAAAATGCTTTGTAATTTCTGCCGAGAAATTTCAGGAGATGAAACCTTTTATCAAGCTCAATCCGGGAACTGTAAAGAAGGAAGAGAAACAGCAAGAAAAAACTGATTTTTCAAAAACAGATCTCAATACCATTACTTTTAAACAGCTTATAGAGTTTGGACTGGATGAAAAAAGTGCCGGCTCTATGATTGGCTTTAGAAAAAAGTTGAGAGGATTTGTCAGTAAACAACAAATTCTGGATACCTATAATATTGATAAGGAACTTGTTCAAAAATTGATTTCCATCGCTCCTTTGGATACCTCCAGTGTTCCTAAATACACATTAACAGATGCTCCTGAAGAATGGCTGAAAGATCATCCCTATTTTAAATATTCTGCTGAAAAAATTATCTTCTATCGCACTACTTATCCTGATGATAAGAAAATTCTCAAGTTCCTGAAACTAAAACCGGAGTATGAAGAAAAGATGAAATTATATTTAAAATAA
- a CDS encoding MerR family transcriptional regulator, whose translation MKINLPDKLYYSIGEVAKAFDVNTSLIRYWEQEFPIIKPKKNRKGNRYFTPEDIKNLQMIYHLVKEKGYTLDGARVALTTNSKISETITIIDRLEFVKAELLKLKESLGDRDSE comes from the coding sequence ATGAAAATAAACTTACCTGATAAACTGTATTATTCTATAGGAGAAGTCGCTAAGGCATTCGATGTAAACACTTCATTAATACGATATTGGGAACAGGAATTTCCTATCATTAAACCTAAAAAGAATAGAAAAGGAAATCGTTACTTCACTCCTGAGGACATCAAGAACCTACAGATGATCTATCATTTGGTAAAAGAAAAGGGATATACACTTGATGGAGCCCGTGTTGCTTTAACTACCAACAGTAAGATTTCAGAAACAATCACTATCATTGACCGTCTTGAATTTGTAAAAGCTGAACTGTTAAAACTGAAAGAATCATTGGGTGATAGGGATTCTGAATAA
- a CDS encoding zinc-dependent metalloprotease translates to MKHYLFILALIVPVIGFSQWTRTEIRAQKVKKSQEKLEFAGLYSLDANQLKQLLKNAPARFSSQKGAVISLPTAKGRLEKFQVWEFSNMAPELQAKYPDIKSYVGTALEDPSVYLRFSLSPVGFSSMITRSGISEFIEPYTEDRTVYAVFDSNGRRGQEKEPFECSTIEEVEKSATEKKNDAVNKKAAGFNVFRLALSCTGEYAQYHLTAAGTPATATDMQKKAVILAAMNASLTRLNSVFEKDLSFHFNLIANNETIIFLDPASDPYTSGGPSEAHAQISARIPTEDYDMGHLIDKKGGNGSAFVGVICGSSSKGGGWTAHNFPEGDKFDIDYVAHEMGHQLGAGHSYTYRSSQADQKVEPGSGSTIMAYTGITTASDVQFNSNDYYHTNSITQIRTKLNSLSCGVNTPFIDPAPTINAGLDYTIPKSTPFVLTASTNDVNKASYTYAWEQTDQAAAAQIGAGDISSAYPAKPTGPTFRSFPPVNSLVRYFPDFNKVLAGVLSTRWESVSSVARNLNFAATVRNNNPLQPQVSKDGMVITVDAVSGPFQVTAPVFGQSLSSGTTVNITWDIAGTNAAPVNTANVNIKLSKDGGKTFNIIAANTPNDGNEQIMIPAGSTSANAYILIEAVNNIYYAVSPSFVIDYNITGENCNTYTYNGAPVAITDGPGGGGISSPRINIPLMVNNNGTITKIKVTPAVTHPSVSQLAIGIESPVGSSALFWNRQCSGQSGITASFSDSGTAVTCTSPVQGETKSNESLGIFKGHSAQGEWKLFATDNNAGNAGTITGWSLEVCTQETQSLATREVSSPIADDIKVYPNPSDGNFFIKSQNIKGEVKVTLFDSSGRLIYSSAYQSEGNNTKELNVNVPKGVYIISISSSKGVYNSKLVIK, encoded by the coding sequence ATGAAACATTATTTATTCATTTTGGCACTGATCGTTCCTGTCATTGGATTCTCGCAATGGACAAGAACTGAAATTCGGGCTCAAAAAGTTAAAAAATCACAGGAAAAGCTTGAATTTGCAGGACTTTATTCACTTGATGCGAATCAACTTAAGCAGCTTTTAAAGAATGCGCCGGCTCGTTTTTCAAGTCAAAAAGGAGCTGTTATTTCTCTTCCTACAGCCAAAGGCAGGCTAGAAAAGTTTCAGGTTTGGGAGTTTTCTAATATGGCACCTGAGCTACAGGCAAAATATCCGGATATTAAATCTTATGTAGGAACTGCATTGGAAGATCCTAGTGTATATTTAAGATTCAGCTTATCTCCGGTAGGATTTTCTTCTATGATTACCCGTTCCGGAATATCAGAGTTTATAGAACCTTATACTGAAGACCGAACAGTATATGCTGTTTTTGATTCCAATGGAAGAAGAGGGCAGGAAAAAGAACCATTCGAATGTTCCACGATAGAGGAGGTGGAAAAGAGTGCTACTGAAAAAAAAAACGATGCTGTAAATAAAAAAGCAGCTGGGTTTAATGTTTTCAGATTGGCATTATCCTGTACGGGAGAATATGCCCAATATCATTTAACGGCAGCCGGAACCCCTGCTACTGCTACTGATATGCAGAAAAAGGCAGTAATTCTTGCGGCAATGAATGCTAGTCTTACCCGTCTTAATAGTGTTTTTGAAAAAGATCTTTCTTTTCATTTTAATCTGATTGCGAATAATGAAACTATTATTTTCTTAGATCCTGCATCTGATCCTTATACAAGCGGTGGCCCTAGCGAAGCCCACGCCCAGATATCAGCAAGAATCCCTACTGAAGATTATGATATGGGACATCTGATTGATAAAAAAGGAGGTAATGGATCTGCCTTCGTAGGAGTTATTTGTGGGAGTAGCTCAAAAGGAGGAGGATGGACTGCTCACAATTTTCCGGAAGGAGATAAATTTGATATAGACTATGTCGCTCATGAAATGGGGCATCAATTGGGAGCTGGACATTCTTATACCTACAGATCTTCGCAGGCAGACCAAAAGGTAGAACCTGGAAGCGGAAGTACCATAATGGCATATACCGGGATTACTACCGCTTCTGATGTTCAGTTTAATTCTAACGATTATTATCATACCAATAGTATCACCCAGATCAGAACTAAATTAAACAGTCTTAGTTGTGGTGTCAATACTCCTTTTATAGATCCTGCTCCTACTATTAATGCGGGACTGGATTATACCATCCCTAAATCAACTCCGTTCGTTTTAACAGCATCTACTAACGATGTCAATAAAGCTTCATATACCTATGCTTGGGAACAAACAGATCAGGCAGCTGCTGCTCAAATTGGGGCAGGTGATATTTCCTCAGCTTACCCTGCAAAGCCAACAGGCCCTACTTTTAGATCTTTCCCTCCGGTAAACTCATTAGTAAGATATTTTCCGGATTTCAATAAAGTATTGGCAGGTGTATTGTCAACCCGCTGGGAAAGTGTATCAAGTGTAGCTAGAAATCTTAATTTTGCAGCTACTGTAAGAAATAATAATCCGTTACAGCCACAAGTCTCAAAAGATGGAATGGTAATAACCGTGGATGCTGTATCAGGACCTTTTCAGGTAACTGCTCCGGTATTTGGTCAGTCATTAAGTTCCGGTACAACTGTAAATATTACCTGGGATATTGCCGGTACCAATGCAGCACCGGTGAATACAGCTAATGTAAATATCAAATTATCTAAAGACGGTGGAAAAACATTTAATATTATTGCAGCTAATACTCCTAATGACGGAAATGAACAAATAATGATCCCAGCTGGTTCTACTTCGGCTAATGCTTATATTCTGATTGAAGCCGTAAATAATATTTATTATGCAGTGAGTCCTAGTTTTGTGATTGATTATAATATAACGGGTGAAAATTGTAATACTTATACTTACAATGGAGCTCCCGTGGCCATTACAGACGGTCCTGGCGGTGGCGGTATATCATCTCCAAGAATAAACATTCCTTTAATGGTCAATAATAATGGGACTATTACCAAAATAAAGGTAACTCCAGCTGTTACTCATCCAAGTGTAAGCCAATTGGCTATCGGCATTGAAAGCCCGGTAGGATCATCTGCTCTTTTCTGGAACAGACAGTGCTCAGGACAATCAGGGATTACGGCTTCATTTAGTGATTCAGGAACTGCAGTTACCTGTACTTCTCCGGTGCAGGGAGAGACTAAATCAAATGAATCTCTGGGGATATTTAAAGGACATTCTGCACAAGGAGAATGGAAACTTTTTGCAACAGATAATAACGCAGGCAATGCAGGAACCATTACGGGATGGTCGCTTGAAGTATGTACACAGGAAACTCAAAGTCTTGCAACCAGAGAAGTATCTTCTCCAATAGCAGATGATATTAAAGTGTATCCTAATCCAAGTGATGGTAATTTCTTTATCAAATCTCAGAATATAAAAGGCGAAGTGAAAGTCACATTATTTGATTCAAGCGGAAGACTGATTTATTCATCAGCCTATCAAAGTGAAGGAAATAATACTAAAGAGCTTAATGTTAATGTACCTAAGGGCGTGTATATAATCAGTATCAGTTCTTCGAAAGGAGTATACAACAGTAAACTGGTTATAAAATAA